Proteins from a single region of Flavobacterium sp. K5-23:
- a CDS encoding ABC transporter ATP-binding protein — protein sequence MKKNILTTSNLSIGYKTKSAVNTIAKNLNLNLQEGKLIALIGANGIGKSTLLRTITGIQKPLEGAVYLNDKKVTDYESLELAQNLSIVLTEKLPPSNLTVFELVALGRQPYTNWIGTLSDVDSAKINEALELTQISHLASKKHYEISDGQLQKVLVARALAQDTPLIILDEPTTHLDLLHKVALFKLLKKLTKETNKCILFSTHDIDMAIQLSDDMILMTPETVIQDEPCNLISKGSFNTIFKDEHITFDSEKGKFVIC from the coding sequence ATGAAAAAAAACATCCTGACAACATCAAATCTAAGCATTGGTTACAAAACCAAAAGCGCAGTTAACACTATTGCAAAAAACCTCAACCTGAATTTACAAGAAGGGAAACTAATAGCATTAATAGGCGCTAACGGAATAGGGAAATCGACTTTATTGCGAACGATTACCGGAATTCAAAAACCGCTGGAAGGTGCTGTCTATTTAAATGATAAAAAAGTTACTGATTACGAATCCTTGGAACTGGCCCAAAACCTAAGTATTGTTTTGACCGAAAAACTACCGCCAAGTAATCTGACCGTTTTTGAATTGGTGGCTTTGGGACGTCAACCTTATACTAATTGGATTGGAACATTATCCGATGTCGATTCAGCCAAAATCAATGAAGCGCTTGAACTCACCCAAATCAGTCATCTGGCATCTAAAAAACATTACGAAATCAGTGATGGACAATTACAAAAAGTATTAGTGGCTCGCGCATTGGCACAAGACACACCGCTTATTATTCTTGATGAACCAACAACTCACTTGGATTTATTGCACAAAGTAGCGCTGTTCAAATTGTTGAAAAAATTGACAAAGGAAACTAATAAATGTATTTTATTTTCGACGCACGATATTGATATGGCGATTCAACTGAGTGATGATATGATCCTTATGACACCAGAAACTGTCATCCAAGACGAACCTTGTAATTTGATTTCAAAAGGGAGCTTCAATACTATTTTCAAAGACGAACATATCACATTCGACTCCGAAAAA
- a CDS encoding iron ABC transporter permease encodes MNNQKRNILLFSLLGLGLIVLFFINISFGSITIPFKEVYNSLTGGQASKSTWEYIIINYRLPKAITAVLVGMGLSISGLLMQTLFRNPLAGPYVLGLSSGASLGVAFVILGAAFMPAFISSILLSSYGIVLASTMGSSIVLLAVLLVSHRLRDTMAILIVGLMFGSFTSAIVGTLTYFSTAEQLQKFTFWSMGTLGNLPWSSILILTICVFIGLLLSLFSIKPLNALLLGENYARSLGLNFKKTRLIIIIATSILAGSITAYAGPIAFIGLAVPHIAKLIFQTSNHSVLYWSTLLLGAGIMLVCDVVSQMPGFDITLPINAITSLLGAPIVIWLLVRKRKMMG; translated from the coding sequence TTGAATAATCAAAAACGTAATATTCTTTTATTTTCCTTACTTGGTTTAGGGCTTATCGTTTTGTTTTTTATAAACATCAGTTTTGGCTCGATAACCATCCCTTTCAAGGAAGTTTACAACAGCTTAACTGGCGGACAAGCGAGTAAATCCACTTGGGAATACATCATCATCAATTACCGCTTACCCAAAGCCATTACAGCAGTTTTAGTTGGAATGGGGCTTTCTATTAGTGGCTTGTTGATGCAAACGTTATTTAGGAATCCGCTTGCGGGACCTTATGTATTAGGACTAAGTTCAGGAGCAAGTCTAGGTGTTGCTTTCGTGATTTTAGGAGCTGCGTTTATGCCTGCGTTTATAAGCAGCATTTTATTATCCTCTTACGGAATCGTTCTTGCCTCAACTATGGGAAGTTCGATTGTTTTACTAGCCGTATTACTAGTTTCCCATCGTTTGCGAGATACTATGGCAATTTTAATTGTAGGACTGATGTTTGGTAGTTTTACCAGTGCAATCGTAGGAACATTGACTTATTTCAGTACGGCCGAACAATTGCAAAAATTCACATTTTGGTCTATGGGAACCTTAGGAAATCTACCTTGGAGCTCAATTTTAATTTTAACCATTTGCGTTTTTATAGGATTGCTTTTAAGTCTGTTTAGCATTAAACCTTTAAACGCATTACTTCTTGGAGAAAATTACGCTAGAAGCTTGGGACTTAATTTCAAAAAAACACGACTTATCATAATTATTGCCACTAGTATTTTGGCGGGAAGTATTACGGCATACGCAGGCCCAATTGCTTTTATAGGCTTGGCCGTTCCGCATATTGCCAAACTTATATTTCAAACTAGTAATCATTCGGTTTTATATTGGAGTACGCTTTTATTGGGTGCGGGAATTATGCTTGTATGTGATGTTGTTTCGCAAATGCCAGGTTTTGATATTACTTTACCCATAAATGCAATAACTTCGTTGCTAGGTGCACCAATTGTTATTTGGTTATTGGTTCGAAAACGAAAAATGATGGGATAA
- a CDS encoding ABC transporter substrate-binding protein, whose amino-acid sequence MRLSSYKILLLLVLATFIGCKKTEKSENKSISNTKNEIEYASSLAIYKFEGYSIVKVITPWPNADKDFTYILKEKNSVVPDSLQKYTSIQVPLQSIVVTSTTIIPYLEMLGAENRLVGFPHTDYISSEKTRKLIDNGSVKNVGQNEKLNMEQLIDMAPDLIVTFGIDNNNPMIDNLEKSGLKVLIQADWMEQSPLGKAEWIKLYGALFGKEKEAKAQFDDIIKNYKEALELVSTKKPTATVLYGSMYQDQWYVAKANSWVAQFLKDSKVNYLWSDTEGTGSIGLSFEKVLEKAKTANYWIATGPYKTVAELENINPHYSQFDAFKTKQVYTFEGKIGATGGTIYYESAPSRPDLVLKDYIKIFHPELLPNYTFTFAQKLN is encoded by the coding sequence ATGAGACTTTCATCCTACAAAATTCTTTTACTCCTTGTTCTTGCAACTTTCATTGGTTGTAAAAAGACCGAAAAATCAGAAAACAAATCAATTTCAAACACAAAAAACGAAATAGAATACGCAAGCAGTCTTGCCATATACAAATTCGAAGGCTATTCTATTGTGAAAGTAATTACCCCTTGGCCTAATGCTGATAAAGACTTTACTTATATCTTAAAAGAGAAAAACAGTGTGGTTCCTGATAGCTTACAAAAATATACTTCTATTCAAGTTCCTTTACAGTCAATAGTCGTAACCTCAACCACTATTATCCCTTATTTAGAAATGCTGGGAGCTGAAAACCGATTAGTTGGGTTTCCACATACAGATTACATTTCTTCCGAAAAAACCAGAAAACTAATTGACAACGGTTCGGTTAAAAATGTGGGGCAAAACGAAAAATTAAACATGGAGCAATTGATTGATATGGCTCCTGACCTTATAGTGACTTTTGGAATTGACAATAACAATCCAATGATTGATAATCTTGAAAAAAGTGGTTTAAAGGTATTGATTCAAGCCGATTGGATGGAGCAATCACCCCTTGGAAAAGCAGAATGGATAAAACTTTACGGAGCTCTTTTTGGAAAAGAAAAAGAAGCAAAAGCTCAATTTGACGACATTATTAAAAACTATAAAGAAGCTTTGGAATTGGTTTCCACCAAAAAGCCAACAGCAACCGTGTTATACGGATCGATGTACCAAGACCAATGGTATGTTGCTAAAGCTAACAGTTGGGTCGCACAATTTTTAAAAGACTCCAAAGTCAATTACCTTTGGTCGGATACGGAAGGAACAGGCAGTATTGGATTATCATTCGAAAAAGTATTGGAAAAAGCGAAAACCGCCAATTATTGGATTGCTACAGGTCCCTATAAAACGGTAGCTGAATTAGAAAACATCAATCCGCATTACAGTCAATTTGATGCTTTCAAAACCAAACAAGTGTATACTTTTGAAGGCAAAATAGGAGCAACTGGCGGAACCATATATTATGAATCAGCTCCCAGCCGACCGGATTTAGTATTAAAAGATTACATCAAAATCTTCCACCCTGAATTACTTCCAAATTATACTTTTACCTTTGCTCAAAAACTGAACTAA
- a CDS encoding DUF5522 domain-containing protein, which yields MNGIKEKQCSSCGTDFGCGDTAEGSKCWCNDFPPLFVPTTAIDCLCPACFKNSCSEKIEEYVSTLTPETAVHNKAALLPKSTHLIEGIDYYLENGNYVFKAFFHLKRGSCCGNGCRHCPYDF from the coding sequence ATGAATGGTATTAAAGAGAAACAGTGTTCAAGTTGTGGAACCGACTTTGGTTGTGGCGACACAGCTGAAGGAAGTAAATGTTGGTGTAATGATTTTCCGCCGTTATTTGTTCCCACGACAGCAATTGATTGTCTTTGTCCTGCTTGTTTTAAAAATTCCTGCTCTGAAAAAATTGAGGAATATGTAAGTACTTTAACTCCAGAAACCGCTGTTCATAATAAAGCGGCATTATTGCCAAAATCTACTCATTTAATCGAAGGAATTGATTACTATTTAGAGAATGGTAATTATGTTTTTAAAGCATTTTTTCATTTGAAAAGAGGGAGTTGTTGTGGCAACGGTTGTAGACATTGTCCTTATGATTTTTAA
- the cobU gene encoding bifunctional adenosylcobinamide kinase/adenosylcobinamide-phosphate guanylyltransferase, with amino-acid sequence MIYLITGGERSGKSSYAENLAKELSAKPIYVATARKWDDDFQKRIDRHQNDRDGRWINIEKEKHLSEIDFSGNVAIVDCVTLWLTNFFVDTKNDVALCLEKAKAEFDKIASQENATIIIVTNEIGMGVHAQTHIGRKFTELQGWMNQYIAKRAEKVVLMVSGIPVTIKG; translated from the coding sequence ATGATATATTTAATTACAGGCGGAGAACGCTCTGGAAAAAGTAGTTATGCTGAAAATTTAGCAAAAGAATTATCGGCTAAACCCATATATGTTGCAACAGCAAGAAAATGGGACGATGATTTTCAAAAAAGAATCGATCGGCATCAAAATGACCGTGACGGACGCTGGATAAACATCGAAAAAGAAAAGCACTTGAGCGAAATTGATTTCTCCGGAAATGTTGCTATTGTGGATTGTGTTACGCTTTGGTTGACTAATTTTTTTGTTGACACAAAAAATGATGTAGCCTTGTGTCTGGAAAAAGCTAAAGCGGAGTTTGACAAAATTGCGAGCCAGGAAAATGCAACTATTATTATTGTTACCAATGAAATAGGAATGGGAGTTCATGCACAAACACACATTGGACGAAAATTCACCGAATTACAAGGTTGGATGAACCAATATATAGCAAAAAGAGCAGAGAAAGTGGTATTAATGGTTTCAGGGATTCCTGTAACAATAAAAGGATAA
- a CDS encoding diphthine--ammonia ligase, with amino-acid sequence MNFLTSWSGGKDSCYAMMQAIDQGLVPKVLLNMMNENGKISRSHGLPLSILNQQAQKMQLPLEGVPATWGDYEEKFISTLKILKAKYNLDAAFFGDIDLQAHKDWEDKVCEAASLKAILPLWQQDRITLVNEMIENGIETMIVSCNTMMGESYLGKLLTKDLVVELIEKGIDPCGENGEFHTLVLNCPLFSERISLPEFSIKTYNDYCFIVWEDFV; translated from the coding sequence ATGAATTTTTTAACATCTTGGAGCGGAGGGAAAGACAGTTGCTATGCCATGATGCAGGCAATTGATCAAGGTTTGGTTCCCAAAGTACTTCTGAATATGATGAACGAAAACGGAAAAATATCCCGTTCTCATGGATTGCCTTTGTCGATTTTGAATCAACAAGCTCAAAAAATGCAATTGCCATTGGAAGGTGTTCCCGCAACTTGGGGCGATTATGAAGAAAAGTTTATCAGTACTTTAAAAATCCTTAAGGCAAAATATAATTTGGATGCCGCTTTTTTTGGGGATATCGATTTGCAAGCCCACAAGGATTGGGAAGACAAGGTGTGTGAAGCGGCTTCTCTAAAAGCAATTTTGCCTTTGTGGCAGCAAGACCGAATCACATTGGTAAACGAAATGATTGAAAATGGTATCGAAACCATGATTGTTTCTTGTAATACAATGATGGGCGAAAGCTATTTGGGGAAGCTACTAACAAAGGACTTGGTAGTGGAACTAATAGAAAAAGGAATTGATCCTTGTGGGGAGAACGGAGAGTTTCATACCTTGGTTTTAAATTGCCCCCTTTTTTCAGAAAGGATTAGCCTTCCGGAGTTTTCTATTAAAACCTATAACGACTACTGTTTTATTGTTTGGGAAGATTTTGTTTAG
- the cobT gene encoding nicotinate-nucleotide--dimethylbenzimidazole phosphoribosyltransferase, translated as MMTYLDEILKSRRDTRHFTNDEVPDAVIQKALQAGHWAPSVGLTDATKYYLIKSDEIKKAVKKLFLDYDTKAANLTDNEQQKADYKALKLEAIEEAPLGLVICYDRSVLNNFTIGTVGSTEAIKYSSVCSAQNIWLSLTEQGYSMGWISILNYYQFKQLLGLPEHIEPLGYFCVGKPATDYDNQPMLQQLNWKQKSEVPFVKEILVSVPESLRGVARDEAKQSHPESTSIKDALQHKIDSKTKPTGSLGVLEKLAQQIGEVFQTLEPKIIQPNIVVFAADHGIAAHGVSAYPQDVTRQMVTNFLEGGAAINVFCKQNNIKLSIVDAGVNYDFSPNANLISAKIAKGTQSFLHGPAMSASELSLCFSKGAAIVDAIAKTGSNCIGFGEMGIGNTSTASVLMSIITKMPLEDCVGLGTGVSDEKLIQKQKILKAAVDNYSGSQELEDKLAYFGGFEIMQMAAGMQAAYENNMLILVDGFICSVAFLIAHKKNPVIIKNAIFCHCSAEQAHLKLLDYLEVKPVLQLGLRLGEGTACAIAFPIIQSAVAFLNEMASFESAGISGS; from the coding sequence ATGATGACCTATTTAGATGAAATATTAAAATCCCGTCGCGACACTCGCCATTTTACTAATGATGAAGTTCCTGATGCCGTTATCCAAAAAGCGCTTCAGGCAGGACATTGGGCACCTTCTGTTGGTTTGACTGATGCAACTAAATATTATCTGATTAAGTCGGACGAAATTAAGAAAGCGGTTAAGAAATTGTTTTTGGATTATGATACTAAAGCTGCAAATCTAACAGATAACGAGCAACAAAAAGCGGATTATAAAGCTCTAAAGTTGGAAGCTATTGAAGAAGCCCCACTTGGGCTTGTGATTTGTTATGATCGTTCGGTTTTGAATAATTTTACTATTGGGACTGTTGGGAGTACTGAAGCTATCAAATATAGTTCTGTTTGTTCGGCTCAAAATATATGGTTGTCATTGACAGAGCAGGGGTATTCCATGGGATGGATTTCTATTTTAAATTATTATCAGTTCAAACAGTTATTAGGATTACCGGAACATATAGAGCCGCTGGGGTACTTTTGCGTAGGCAAACCCGCAACGGATTATGATAACCAACCGATGTTGCAACAATTGAATTGGAAACAAAAATCAGAAGTGCCTTTTGTGAAAGAGATTTTAGTCTCAGTCCCAGAGTCATTGCGTGGGGTTGCGAGGGACGAAGCAAAGCAATCTCATCCAGAATCTACATCAATCAAGGATGCATTGCAACATAAAATTGACAGCAAAACCAAGCCTACAGGCTCATTAGGGGTTCTTGAAAAATTAGCACAACAAATTGGCGAAGTGTTTCAAACCCTGGAGCCAAAAATAATCCAGCCCAATATTGTTGTTTTTGCCGCTGATCACGGAATCGCAGCACACGGTGTGAGCGCGTATCCACAGGATGTAACGAGACAAATGGTGACGAATTTTCTGGAAGGAGGAGCGGCAATAAATGTTTTTTGCAAACAAAATAATATTAAGTTGTCGATTGTGGATGCAGGAGTGAATTATGATTTTTCGCCCAATGCCAATCTGATTTCAGCTAAAATTGCCAAAGGAACCCAATCGTTTTTACACGGGCCCGCTATGAGTGCGTCCGAATTGAGTTTGTGTTTTTCTAAAGGGGCAGCAATCGTGGATGCTATTGCTAAAACAGGCAGTAATTGTATTGGTTTTGGAGAAATGGGTATCGGGAATACTTCGACAGCTTCGGTTTTGATGAGTATAATTACAAAAATGCCTCTTGAAGATTGTGTGGGATTAGGAACGGGAGTAAGTGATGAAAAATTAATTCAGAAACAAAAAATACTGAAAGCCGCGGTTGATAATTATTCAGGATCCCAAGAATTAGAGGATAAGCTAGCTTATTTTGGTGGATTTGAAATTATGCAAATGGCTGCCGGAATGCAAGCTGCTTATGAAAATAATATGCTGATTCTTGTTGATGGATTTATTTGCAGTGTGGCATTTTTAATTGCGCATAAAAAAAATCCTGTGATCATCAAAAACGCTATTTTTTGTCATTGTTCGGCTGAACAAGCACATTTGAAATTGTTAGATTATCTGGAAGTGAAACCTGTTTTGCAATTGGGATTGCGCTTAGGCGAAGGGACAGCTTGTGCTATCGCATTTCCTATTATCCAATCAGCTGTGGCTTTTTTAAACGAAATGGCCAGTTTTGAAAGTGCTGGGATTAGTGGTTCATAA
- a CDS encoding adenosylcobinamide-GDP ribazoletransferase, with the protein MKKELHIFFTALMFYTRIPCPKNIDHNPDYLNKASRYFPVIGWVVGSVAFGVFSLFNYLMTPEIAVIFSMIASVLVTGAFHEDGFADVCDGFGGGWTKEKILLIMKDSAIGAYGAIGVVLLFLLKFQTLSYIVSHSEILNLQSQILIFLLFVSAHSLSRLAAISIVFTQEYSRDDATSKSKPIAQNYTWREVVGAFFFGLVPIVVLAYFQWQMVLVLVPLFLTRFFLARYFQKWIDGYTGDCLGATQQVCEVVFYVSIIALWKFI; encoded by the coding sequence ATGAAAAAAGAATTGCATATATTTTTTACAGCATTGATGTTCTATACCCGAATTCCTTGTCCTAAAAATATAGACCATAATCCTGATTATTTAAACAAAGCTTCTAGATATTTTCCTGTTATTGGTTGGGTAGTGGGTTCTGTGGCATTTGGTGTTTTTAGTTTGTTTAATTATTTAATGACTCCAGAAATAGCTGTGATTTTTTCTATGATTGCATCTGTTTTAGTTACTGGTGCTTTTCACGAAGACGGGTTTGCTGATGTTTGTGATGGTTTTGGAGGAGGATGGACCAAAGAGAAGATACTTTTGATAATGAAAGACAGTGCGATTGGTGCTTATGGAGCGATTGGTGTAGTATTATTGTTTTTACTCAAGTTTCAAACTTTGTCTTATATAGTTTCTCATTCAGAAATTCTAAATCTACAATCTCAAATCCTAATTTTTTTGTTGTTTGTTTCCGCACATTCTCTGAGCCGATTGGCGGCTATTTCTATTGTTTTTACCCAAGAATATTCTAGAGACGATGCCACAAGTAAAAGCAAGCCTATTGCGCAAAATTATACTTGGCGAGAAGTCGTAGGTGCATTCTTTTTTGGGTTAGTTCCAATTGTTGTTTTGGCATATTTTCAGTGGCAAATGGTATTGGTTTTAGTTCCCCTTTTCTTGACTCGATTTTTTTTGGCTCGGTATTTTCAAAAATGGATTGATGGGTATACAGGGGATTGTCTTGGGGCAACTCAACAAGTTTGTGAAGTAGTGTTTTACGTTTCAATTATTGCCTTATGGAAGTTTATTTAG
- the cobC gene encoding alpha-ribazole phosphatase has translation MEVYLVRHTETVCEKGICYGQSDVRILEPYLEIFESIKNQIPDDVTVYSSPLIRCTELANYLSNKIITDNRLLEMNFGDWEMKNWDAIPPDDFTPWMNDFVNVTVPNGESFVELYNRVNDFIENELHNNTSKPVVIVAHAGVIRSILCKMSNLPLKDAFNNKVDFGSVIKVNL, from the coding sequence ATGGAAGTTTATTTAGTACGCCACACCGAAACGGTTTGTGAAAAAGGGATTTGTTATGGACAATCCGATGTTCGAATTTTAGAACCGTATTTAGAAATATTCGAGTCTATTAAAAACCAAATTCCTGATGATGTAACCGTGTATTCGAGTCCATTAATTCGATGTACAGAATTGGCTAATTATCTTTCGAATAAAATAATTACTGACAATAGGTTATTAGAAATGAATTTTGGGGATTGGGAAATGAAAAATTGGGATGCCATTCCACCGGATGATTTTACTCCCTGGATGAATGATTTTGTCAATGTAACCGTTCCTAACGGAGAATCATTTGTTGAATTATACAATAGGGTAAATGATTTTATAGAAAATGAACTTCATAATAATACTTCAAAACCAGTTGTAATTGTTGCTCACGCAGGTGTAATTAGAAGCATATTGTGCAAAATGTCAAATCTACCACTTAAAGACGCCTTTAATAATAAAGTAGACTTTGGGTCGGTCATCAAAGTAAATTTGTAA
- a CDS encoding TonB-dependent siderophore receptor, producing the protein MNKKIVRISAIALFFAMNCFAQEQKSNQLDEVVISDSKFALSKEKSGKVIVKITAEDLKKKQGQSLAAVLSTVAGVEINGNQSRNGKDLGLYIRGGRGHQVLILIDGVPVSDASGINLSYDLRLLPVDQVESIEIMKGASSTLYGSGAATGVINITLKKAVNKGVAGNVYMNMGTQTVANKTNYKPQEFNQGFSLNGRADKVNYFASLNSTESTGISEAKPLNSAVEFENDKFSRVNSVVKLGFTPTKKLSLDFFANYDKMKNDFDSGSFADNKMNFSTSEQYRVGFSPKYKYEKGEFVINSSANLIDRSIFNFGSFSYYRSRSVNADAFNKYKIASQLFIVTGAQFQFHEMSNKSAYGAIENELAKFNMIDPYVTAVYNSDFGFNLNTGARFNMHSKYGNNLVFNVNPSYTLPNLPLKVLASYSTAFVAPSLYQLYSPYGDLNLSPQKDATVELGFEASLLGKKVTLTSVAFLREETDAIGFDLTTYKYFNVNGLNKAKGIETMVAYAMNDKVSFNANYTFTELERQSRVLNPKHKVNAGVDVQATPRLAFSAAYQFVSDRYTEYTTYPAPSYSPVLNSEILKDYQLVNANVRYELIKNRMNVFAAVDNILDKDFVESRGFSTRGRNFKAGLNILF; encoded by the coding sequence ATGAACAAAAAAATCGTTCGCATTAGTGCGATTGCATTGTTTTTTGCAATGAACTGTTTTGCACAAGAACAAAAGTCAAATCAATTAGATGAAGTAGTAATTTCTGATTCAAAATTTGCTTTGTCAAAAGAAAAATCCGGTAAAGTAATTGTTAAAATTACGGCAGAGGATTTAAAGAAAAAACAGGGGCAATCTTTAGCTGCTGTTTTAAGTACCGTAGCTGGAGTAGAAATTAACGGAAACCAAAGCCGTAACGGTAAGGATCTAGGACTTTACATTCGTGGAGGAAGAGGACATCAAGTGTTAATCTTGATTGACGGAGTGCCAGTTTCGGATGCTTCAGGGATTAATTTATCGTATGACTTGCGTTTGCTTCCTGTTGATCAAGTGGAAAGTATTGAAATTATGAAAGGGGCTTCGAGTACATTATACGGTTCAGGAGCAGCTACCGGAGTAATCAATATTACATTGAAAAAAGCGGTTAATAAAGGAGTTGCTGGAAATGTGTATATGAATATGGGTACACAAACCGTTGCTAATAAAACAAATTATAAGCCTCAGGAGTTTAATCAAGGTTTTTCTTTGAATGGACGTGCAGATAAAGTTAATTATTTTGCTTCCTTGAATAGTACAGAATCTACAGGAATATCGGAAGCTAAACCATTGAATAGTGCAGTTGAATTTGAAAATGATAAATTTTCTAGAGTGAATTCAGTAGTTAAATTAGGGTTTACACCAACGAAAAAGTTGAGCTTAGATTTTTTTGCTAATTATGACAAAATGAAAAATGATTTTGATTCAGGTTCATTTGCTGATAATAAAATGAATTTCTCAACTTCTGAGCAGTATAGAGTTGGGTTTTCCCCAAAGTACAAATATGAAAAAGGAGAATTTGTGATCAACTCAAGTGCAAACTTGATTGACAGATCAATTTTTAATTTTGGAAGTTTTTCTTACTACAGATCAAGAAGTGTAAACGCGGACGCATTTAATAAATATAAAATCGCCTCTCAATTGTTTATAGTTACTGGTGCTCAATTTCAATTCCACGAAATGTCAAATAAAAGTGCTTATGGTGCAATTGAAAACGAATTGGCAAAATTCAATATGATTGATCCTTATGTAACGGCGGTTTATAATTCTGATTTTGGATTTAATTTAAATACAGGAGCACGTTTTAATATGCATAGTAAATATGGTAATAATTTGGTTTTTAATGTGAATCCATCTTATACATTGCCAAATTTACCTTTGAAGGTTTTAGCTTCTTATAGCACTGCATTTGTTGCTCCGAGTTTATACCAATTGTATTCCCCTTATGGAGATTTGAATTTATCACCTCAGAAAGATGCGACTGTCGAGCTAGGTTTTGAAGCAAGTTTGCTAGGAAAAAAAGTAACTTTAACTTCAGTCGCTTTTTTAAGAGAGGAAACGGATGCTATTGGGTTTGATTTAACAACCTACAAATATTTTAATGTAAATGGTCTTAATAAGGCAAAAGGGATAGAAACAATGGTTGCGTATGCTATGAATGATAAAGTAAGTTTCAATGCAAACTATACTTTTACGGAATTAGAAAGGCAATCGCGTGTTTTAAACCCTAAGCATAAAGTAAATGCTGGGGTTGATGTTCAGGCTACGCCACGTTTAGCATTTAGCGCTGCTTATCAATTCGTTTCTGATCGTTATACAGAATACACAACGTATCCTGCGCCATCATATAGTCCGGTGTTAAATTCGGAAATTTTGAAAGACTATCAATTAGTTAATGCAAATGTTCGCTACGAACTTATTAAAAATAGAATGAATGTTTTTGCAGCTGTAGATAATATTCTTGATAAAGATTTTGTTGAATCAAGAGGTTTTAGCACTAGAGGTAGAAATTTTAAGGCAGGTTTAAATATTTTGTTTTAA
- a CDS encoding N-acetylmuramoyl-L-alanine amidase — MKITTKFLIVLSAIVSFAFIKPEKSVPRQINVVIDAGHGGNDFGATSNSIMEKEIVQQIANKINTLNSNENTIIHLTRNSDEFIALSDRTTIINRIKPDLVLSLHVNTSKNSNASGMELYVSKESNSYEKSNVIAENFQTKFLQSNYKVSEIKNANFFILKNSEAPAVIMELGYLTNESDKKNLANNNTQIQIAKKIIECLSELK, encoded by the coding sequence ATGAAAATCACAACCAAATTCTTAATAGTTCTTTCGGCCATTGTATCATTTGCATTTATAAAACCTGAAAAATCAGTACCAAGACAGATCAATGTAGTTATTGATGCAGGTCATGGCGGTAATGATTTTGGAGCTACTTCAAACAGTATTATGGAAAAAGAGATTGTTCAGCAAATCGCTAACAAGATAAACACTTTAAATTCAAATGAAAATACGATCATTCACCTCACAAGAAACTCAGATGAATTTATAGCATTGAGTGATAGGACAACAATCATTAATCGAATCAAACCCGATTTAGTTTTGTCTTTACATGTAAATACAAGTAAAAACAGTAATGCTTCTGGTATGGAATTATATGTTTCTAAAGAATCTAACTCTTATGAAAAGTCAAATGTAATAGCTGAAAATTTCCAGACTAAGTTTTTACAATCAAATTATAAAGTCTCCGAAATAAAGAATGCAAATTTTTTTATTTTGAAAAACTCAGAAGCACCAGCCGTTATAATGGAGCTTGGATATTTAACGAATGAAAGTGACAAAAAAAATCTTGCCAATAATAACACGCAAATTCAAATTGCAAAAAAAATCATAGAATGCCTTTCTGAATTGAAGTAA